From a region of the Besnoitia besnoiti strain Bb-Ger1 chromosome I, whole genome shotgun sequence genome:
- a CDS encoding diacylglycerol kinase catalytic domain-containing protein (encoded by transcript BESB_003090), which translates to MDDSRANPGRPASPSPLSRALSLSSLSVLLFLVSFSSSTSFSALPPPRVSVSSVDSAPAVSAAQRLLLNASASVSPSFAPSVFLFAAAAKAKPDASDRAGRRPPLALRRGGGESFGAKLPPLSAAAALTDAEQSTLASLGDFGSDDGGGDDAEEGHELEGRVNDGGSSEAGEEADARVGVAELVNAVAEDYEAHAEPAVSHASLPAAPRLRRAGEAAETLRADAKAVAASWPCKAGTRFVFLFVNGTSGGGSGANWLREADANGRYARDFADICSRVLIYDLGKSCKDGFLVLKQVVETKRTLTGTPMPKKTSALVRVIAVGGDGTVMWVNQEALNAQVPLEWMAIGTVGFGTGNDFAQSYGWTGRHLTKADIYKGDTLKTLVTEWQKASVTLHDMWKVNITTAEGGYFERIDRKTRQMVKVLDETTGEPARHFESLLNLYLGFGFESMVGLEFDRLRSTSRFRNRIMYGVAFLKFLNRPWTKISHQVESVYAIENGEKRILFTTNPTKYPDALQLEDCISLTLLNNRSIIGGVALWRRTQKVGVLPPASDTPANRAAYENMKDRLVKANQSMGDGKIELLSFHDRFALMRSVLVDHNAARRLAQHRGPFSVTFYAPEKAGSVGFQVDGEFRQATRVESATVEYIRSFNVLNNEAAAPRK; encoded by the exons ATGGACGACTCCAGGGCGAACCCAGGAcggccggcgtcgccctcccctctgtctcgcgcACTCTCACTCTCGTCTTTGTCtgtcctcctctttctggtgtctttctcgtcgtcgacctctttctctgcgcttccccctccccgcgTTTCGGTCTCTTCAGTGgactccgcgcccgcggtctccgctgcacagcgccttcttctgaatgcgtctgcgtctgtctccccCAGCTTTGCTCCCTcggtctttctcttcgccgccgccgcgaaggccaagcccgacgcgagcgaccgcgcaggcaggcggccgccgctcgctctTCGCAGAGGGGGCGGCGAATCCTTCGGTGCGAagctgcctccgctctctgccgcagctgcgttgACTGACGCCGAGCAGTCGACTCTAGCGTCGCTGGGGGACTTCGGTTCCGACGAcggtggaggcgacgacgctgagGAGGGGCATGAACTCGAAGGACGGGTGAACGACGGAGGCTCCAgtgaggcaggcgaagaggccgacgcCCGCGTGGGCGTCGCAGAGTTGGTCAACGCGGTTGCGGAGGACtacgaggcgcacgcggagccTGCGGTTTCGCATGCGTCgttgccggcggcgccgcgtctgcgccgcgcgggggaggctgcggagacgctgcgtgcggacgcgaaggcggtcgcggcgagctggCCTTGCAAGGCGGGCACGCggttcgtcttcctcttcgtgaACGGCAcgtcgggcggcggcagcggcgccaactggctgcgggaggcggaCGCCAACGGTCGGTACGCGCGGGATTTTGCGGACATCTGCTCCCGCGTGCTGATCTACGACTTGGGAAAGAGCTGCAAAGACGGCTTCCTGGTGCTCAAACAGGTCGTCGAGACCAAGCGCACGCTCACCGGCACGCCGATgccgaagaaaacgagcgccctcgtccgcgtcatcgccgtcggcggcgacgggacCGTCATGTGGGTGAACCAAGAGGCGCTCAACGCCCAGGTGCCCCTCGAGTGGATGGCAATCGGCACCGTCGGATTCGGCACCGGGAATGACTTCGCGCAGAGCTACGGATGGACTGGTCGCCACCTCACCAAGGCTGATATCTACAAGGGCGACAC GCTGAAGACGCTCGTCACCGAGTGGCAGAAGGCCTCCGTGACTCTTCACGACATGTGGAAAGTGAACATcacgacggcggagggcggctACTTTGAAAGAATCGACAGGAAGACGCGCCAGATGGTGAAAGTCCTCGATGAGACCACCGGCGAGCCTGCGCGACACTTCGAGTCGCTGCTTAACCTCTATCTCGGATTCGG CTTCGAGTCGATGGTCGGTCTGGAGTTcgaccgcctgcgcagcacgTCGCGCTTCCGGAATCGCATTATGTATGGCGTGGCGTTTTTGAAGTTCTTGAACCGCCCGTGGACGAAGATTTCTCATCAGGTCGAGTCCGTCTATGCCATCGaaaacggcgagaagcggaTCCTCTTTACCACGAACCCAACCAAGTACCCCGACGCGCTCCAGCTAGAAG ACTGTATTTCGCTCACCTTGTTGAACAACCGCTCGATCATCGGCGGAGTGGCGCTCTGGCGCAGGACGCAAAAGGTCGGCGTCTTACCTCCAGCCAGCGACACGCCGGCTAACCGCGCTGCGTACGAAAACATGAAGGATCGTCTGGTCAAAGCAAACCAGTCGATGGGGGACGGCAAAATCGAGCTGTTGTCTTTCCATGATCGCTTCGCCCTCATGCGCAGTGTCCTG GTCGACCAcaacgccgcgcggcggctcgcgcagcacCGCGGCCCCTTCTCGGTGACCTTCTACGCGCCGGAGAAGGCCGGGTCCGTCGGCTTCCAGGTCGACGGCGAGTTTCGCCAAGCCACGCGCGTGGAGTCTGCGACGGTGGAATACATTCGGTCGTTCAACGTCCTCAACaacgaggctgcggcgccacgcAAATAG
- a CDS encoding protein kinase (encoded by transcript BESB_003070) translates to MLSSFCFLPRALQGAAAASCGLAQRHVSSSLRLRPLLLPRASSAFVGASAGARAQRAFSSAGVKKTLGLSSSQPLSIFAQHRHVAGGAYYWAKAREKQYNDEEVEKWRESFLNLKPYDDKALRTWRQVFDSLDRDMDGYISRADLQKTPEFTLAKAHKLKRYDTDGNNLIDFGEFIEALYNVDKQMFLESFEGFDQVDIQLEFDKYAVDETSPTKKHIPESRVAEMMLDHKFTCVTALDAKRLFQEMDVNHDGVIDLADFKEVVMYRVH, encoded by the exons ATGTTGTCGTCTTTTTGCTTTCTTCCCCGCGCTCTTCagggagctgcggcggcgtcctgcgGGCTCGCCCAGCGCCACGTTTCATCGTcactgcgtctccgccccttgctgctgcctcgtgcttcctccgcgttcgtgggcgcttcggcgggcgcgcgcgcacagcGCGCTTTCAGCTCCGCGGGCGTCAAGAAAACACTCGGGCTATCTTCGAGTCAGCCTCTTTCGATTTTCGCTCAGCACCGCCACGTGGCTGGAGGCGCCTACTACTGGGCTAAAGCGCGGGAAAAGCAGTACAACGACGAGGAGGTTGAAAAGTGGCGCGAATCGTTTCTGAACCTCAAGCCGTACGACGATAAGG CACTGCGCACGTGGCGTCAGGTGTTTGACTCGCTGGATCGCGATATGGATGGATACATCTCCCGCGCGGATCTTCAGAAGACCCCCGAGTTCACTCTTGCCAAGGCACACAAACTGAAGC GCTACGACACAGACGGGAACAATTTGATTGACTTTGGTGAATTCATTGAGGCTCTCTACAACGTCGACAAGCAGATGTTCCTCGAGTCCTTTGAAGGCTTTGACCAAGTCGATATTCAGCTTGAATTCGACAAATATGCCG TCGACGAGACGTcgccgacgaagaagcacaTCCCGGAATCGCGGGTGGCGGAGATGATGCTTGACCACAAGTTCACCTGCGTGACGGCCCTGGACGCCAAGCGCCTCTTCCAGGAAATGGACGTCAATCACGACGGCGTCATCGACCTGGCGGACTTCAAAGAA GTAGTCATGTACCGCGTGCACTGA
- a CDS encoding hypothetical protein (encoded by transcript BESB_003060): MSFIMDEEARPEPTGLSERESWMATREEIEDARRPYKGENVAQKQIERLRMRVLFMWVFNVVLQVSTIVIAVCSATLTFRGQQSTSWLLALTLVNFLVLALAIGAGAWGMSRKHARLLKQSSSIMVALCMICVFEWCYELLFILVGSRREGKWQKGGKYTSEQIWEYNAWMLGDMVADMLSIGVCFISSHHTWELAKMFEMEDQTQVEKLRRRGSDSAYGTFYEKGGRQGTPPFTTKI; encoded by the exons ATGTCGTTCATCATGGATGAGGAGGCCCGTCCAGAGCCAACTGGATTATCGGAACGAGAAAGTTGGATGGCCACCCGAGAGGAAATAGAAGACGCGCGTCGGCCGTACAAGGGCGAGAACGTGGCGCAGAAACAGATCGAGAGATTGCGGATGCGCGTACTGTTCATGTGGGTTTTCAATGTCGTTCTTCAAGTGTCGACCATTGTCATTGCGGTGTGCTCCGCTACTCTCACCTTCCGGGGCCAGCAGTCGACGAGCTGGCTACTAGCTTTGACGCTAGTTAATTTTCTGGTCCTCGCACTCGCCATCGGCGCGGGAGCATGGGGCATGAGCAGAAAACACGCCCGTCTGCTCAAGCAGTCTTCGTCAATAATGGTTGCGCTCTGTATGATTTGTGTATTTGAGTGGTGCTACGAACTTCTCTTTATTCTTGTGGGATCGAGACGCGAAGGCAAGTGGCAGAAGGGCGGCAAATACACATCCGAGCAGATCTGGGAATATAATGCGTGGATGCTCGGAGACATGGTTGCAGATATGCTCTCCATAGGTGTGTGCTTCATCTCAA GTCACCATACCTGGGAGCTGGCGAAGATGTTCGAAATGGAGGATCAGACGCAAGTGGAGAAGCTACGAAGAAGGGGCTCAGATTCCGCCTACGGAACTTTCTACGAGAAGGGTGGTAGACAAGGCACGCCACCCTTTACGACGAAAATATAA
- a CDS encoding hypothetical protein (encoded by transcript BESB_003080) — protein sequence MEVDGVPCGAITARQTSKEVQGNPFGAASSGEKTRTAEDPAGASKAPAGAEERQKLPAGTASPGTSLTQLSFKDDLNSDWCLAVSRVDSGRMLLERLRAALLLWANAAVEQASKMENLVQTFVATNLESKTIMGAVNALRLECAHQADHCREFAEALRRDVVEGTLTNTIHNHYLVLQQIKADGAESQKELTLATVDHQKAMDRYLRCSKEAAAAALKAQAAESEAPSVRTELALSAIRRCVEAKAAEDEHRESVARLNAAAQSSERKMSIILQSLQDMDEKRMLCFRDALRKAMVYQAAYLRNLQYDLEQTIKTVDLVEPKADLQEFLGKHYLPRKSQAAGPVKAQSWVELETTFGDALLVSAPLSASSAAASPFASTSFSSSSLGAGASAGAEDAAETPPGCGRPPLSSGSVLAIATDEAAPRHETAAGDGRSKVRDARSASPVGAGESREGEEEALGKAERDCDTVLDLLWSAAELEESERRDRGREASQAAGEPSRDGSEALPPSAVVVDPAQCPYSAEVCAQLSAVLPQLKVDFASSAKRFAFLKSLERRRRACMVKGHKQVYLRHVVCLRILGQISEWLLDYADEQLDVWTGRMLLLLSMQIAASGLKSADPQMQTFAWPEFARAVEEERKKRGKAQGDAQRVADEGAGSADRETVRWSLHRCIYHHRYWNRVTFWEEALTLTISEELQRQKLMEKWRTMGDEVLQQEEQKFRERNPCCGCLTSFGSFMVLYGIAPEQVQSLLLSVCRACHLDDDFAARLVEGMKQFAAPAGAGGAPKPAALSSASSSSGALASSARSSQSRDSASGAAGEADRGVAASSSHAASEASPESAMAEESGAACAAFDRGENGKKREEDGRVAAAGEEPRRTRSLAGSAEEERAGAQAGA from the exons ATGGAGGTCGATGGAGTGCCCTGCGGGGCTATCACCGCGCGTCAGACCAGCAAAGAGGTTCAGGGAAACCCTTTTGGCGCCGCTTCGTCCGGGGAGAAAacgaggacggcggaggacccggcgggcgcgagcaaGGCGCCGGCCGGGGCTGAAGAGCGACAAAAACTACCTGCCGGAACCGCGTCGCCAGGGACATCGCTGACGCAGCTGAGCTTCAAAGATGACTT GAATTCGGACTGGTGCTTGGCAGTCAGCCGCGTGGACAGTGGGCGCatgctgctggagcgcctgcgggcggcgctgctgctttgGGCGAACGCGGCCGTCGAGCAAGCGAGCAAAATGGAGAACCTCGTGCAGACCTTCGTGGCGACGAACCTCGAGAGCAA AACGATCATGGGCGCCGTgaacgcgctgcggctggagTGCGCACACCAGGCCGATCACTGCCGGGAGttcgccgaggcgctgcggagggacGTCGTGGAGGGCACGCTGACCAACACAATTCACAATCACTACTTGGTTCTTCAGCAG ATCAAGGCAGACGGCGCTGAGTCGCAAAAGGAGTTGACGCTTGCGACTGTGGATCACCAAAAG GCGATGGACCGGTATCTGCGCTGCAgcaaggaggcggcggctgcggcgctgaaggcgcaggcggcggagagcgaggcgccgagtGTGCGGACGGAGCTCGCGTTGTCGGCGATTCGGCGgtgcgtggaggcgaaggctgcggAGGATGAGCACCGGGAGAGTGTGGCGCGTTTgaacgcggccgcgcagtcgagcgagaggaagatgTCGATCATTCTCCAGAGTCTGCAGGACATGGACGAGAAGCGCATGCTGTGCTTCCGCGACGCGCTCCGCAAGGCCATGGTCTACCAGGCCGCGTACCTGCGCAACCTCCAGTACGACCTGGAGCAAACTATCAAAACGGTAGACCTCGTCGAGCCGAAAGCAGATCTGCAGGAGTTCCTCGGCAAGCACTACCTGCCGAGGAAGAGCCAAGCCGCGGGCCCTGTCAAGGCGCAGTCCTGGGTGGAGCTCGAGACCACTTTTGGCGACGCCCTTCTGGTCTCAGCTCCcctttccgcctcctccgcagccgcttcgcccttcgcctccacgtcgttttcctcctcgtcgctcggg GCAggggcgagcgccggcgccgaagacgctgCCGAGACGCCTCCCGGCTGCGGGCGGCCGCCCCTCTCGTCGGGCTCTGTCCTGGCGATCGCAACcgacgaggctgcgccgcgccacgagacagccgccggcgacggccggAGCAAAGTGCGAGACGcgcggtcggcgtcgcccgtgggcgcaggcgagagccgagagggggaggaggaggcgctggggaaggcggagagagactgcGACACCGTTCTCGACTTGCTGTGGAGtgcggcggagctcgaggagaGTGAGCGGAGAGACCGTGGGCGCGAAGCGAGTCAAGCGGCCGGCGAGCCCAGCAGAGACGGGAGCGAGGCGTTGCCGCCTTCCGCTGTGGTGGTGGATCCCGCGCAGTGTCCGTACTCCGCAGAGGTCTGTGCGCAGCTGTCGGCAGTGCTTCCGCAGCTGAAGGTCGAtttcgcgtcgtctgcgaaGCGTTTCGCGTTCCTGAAGTCGCTGGAgagacgccgtcgcgcatgcatggTCAAGGGCCATAAGCAGGTGTATCTGCGCCACGTGGTATGTCTGAGGATTCTCGGACAAATCAGCGAGTGGCTTCTCGACTACGCCGATGAGCAACTCGACGTCTGGACTGGACGCatgcttctcctcctctccatGCAGATCGCCGCCTCGGGGCTGAAAAGCGCTGACCCGCAGATGCAGACTTTCGCGTGGCCGgagttcgcgcgcgcggttgaggaagaaaggaagaagcgcggcaAGGCCCAGGGAGACGCCCAGCGTGTGGCGGACGAAGGGGCCGGCAGTGCCGACCGCGAAACAGTCCGCTGGTCGCTGCAT AGGTGCATTTATCATCATCGCTACTGGAATCGCGTGACGTTCTGGGAGGAGGCTCTCACGTTGACGATAAGCGAGGAGCTTCAGCGCCAAAAG CTGATGGAAAAATGGAGGACGATGGGAGACGAGGTCCTCCAGCAGGAGGAACAGAAGTTCCGCGAGCGCAACCCTTGCTGTGGTTGCCTTACCTCATTCG GTTCGTTCATGGTCCTCTACGGCATCGCCCCCGAGCAGGTGcagtcgctgctgctctccgTCTGTCGCGCTTGCCACCTCGATGACGacttcgcggcgcgtctcgtgGAGGGCATGAAGCAGTTCGCGGCACCAGCGGGTGCGGGCGGGGCTCCGAAGCCGGCTGCgctgtcgtcggcgtcttcttcctctggcgcgcttgcctcttctgcgcgctcAAGTCAGTCGCGCGACAGCgcaagcggcgcggccggcgaggcagaccGAGGGGTGGCAGCGAGCTCCTCGCACGCAGCGTCGGAGGCTTCCCCTGAGTCAGCCATGGCTGAGGAAAGTGGCGCAGCGTGTGCAGCGTTCGATAGAGGGGAGAAcgggaagaagcgcgaagaagacgggagggtcgccgccgcgggggaggagccgcgccgcacgcggagtCTCGCGGGCAgtgcagaggaggaaagggCAGGAGCGCAGGCGGGGGCATGA
- a CDS encoding orotidine-5-phosphate decarboxylase/orotate phosphoribosyltransferase (encoded by transcript BESB_003050), translating into MSANGAEPTSSVQASPAARRNDTNFFKKLNARIDAVDSLLTVGLDPHSAELPAPASAEGAFAFCERVIKATLPYACCYKPNCAFFEAFGSKGVQVLERVCALIPDDIPILLDAKRGDIGTTAQAYAVAAFEGLQAEGVTVNAYMGRDAVRPFLSYRDRGVFVLAKTSNPSSNELQTLLVRAGPQSAPEEQIPLYVQVARLCNDIARESISEGGSALQPGQSLRQNASGGGVGLVVGATDVKALQEVRRACPDLYILAPGIGAQGGDLEEAMEAGLCKDGKGMLIPISRGISRAQDMAAQANLYREQINAVRKRVVQR; encoded by the exons ATGTCGGCAAACGGGGCAGAACCAACGTCGTCCGTGCAGGCTTCCCCAGCTGCTCGGAGAAACGATACGAATTTTTTTAAAAAGCTGAATGCGAGGATCGATGCAGTGGACTCGCTGCTCACTGTCGGCCTTGACCCACACTCCGCAGAGCTGCCAGCTCCCGCCTCAGCTGAGGGCGCCTTTGCATTTTGCGAACGAGTGATCAAGGCGACTCTACCGTATGCGTGCTGCTACAAACCAAACTGCGCATTCTTCGAGGCCTTCGGGTCAAAAGGGGTGCAG GTGCTGGAGAGGGTATGCGCCTTGATTCCCGACGATATTCCTATCCTGCTGGATGCCAAGCGGGGAGACATCGGGACGACGGCTCAAGCCTACGCGGTCGCTGCTTTCGAGGGCCTTCAG GCGGAGGGCGTGACTGTTAATGCCTATATGGGCAGGGATGCAGTCCGTCCGTTTTTGTCCTACCGCGACAGAGGAGTCTTCGTCTTGGCAAAAACGTCGAACCCGTCCTCCAACGAGCTGCAGACTCTGCTTGTCAGGGCAGGCCCGCAGTCCGCACCTGAAGAGCAGATCCCGCTCTACGTTCAAGTAGCCAGGCTGTGCAATGACATCGCCCGAG AGAGCATCTCCGAAGGAGGTTCAGCGCTCCAGCCTGGGCAGAGTCTTCGCCAGAATGCATCCGGCGGCGGTGTGGGCCTTGTAGTCGGAGCGACAGACGTGAAAGCTCTGCAGGAAGTGAGGAGGGCATGCCCTGACCTCTACATTCTTGCGCCCGGCATTGGGGCTCAGGGAGGCGACCTTGAAGAGGCCATGGAAGCAG GCCTTTGCAAGGACGGTAAAGGGATGCTCATTCCGATTTCCCGCGGCATTTCTCGCGCTCAG GATATGGCTGCCCAAGCAAACTTATACAGAGAACAAATCAACGCCGTGCGTAAACGCGTTGTACAGCGATGA
- a CDS encoding von Willebrand factor type A domain-containing protein (encoded by transcript BESB_003040): MKGWRVLLLALWGPAACLGGTIATSGSLREAPRACGSKIDAVIVLDSAGSLGAANWEKIRHLGASILSDLDLGRETTHAGVISYGQVAHVNWDLNDDRAYHLDHAQNALTNMAWMNSFTNTPAALESAVGIFERSYRAADETVDRLLIVATDGCANYYDRFSHKSLSDHYDSAFRKLENVKNIHTLVIGIGNQVCRGELQRIAGCDGQEGADSCRNVKLVSYDKIPEDVKGYLQEACGHEVEKEQPGTDGGDTDVSQPGSEQPETFTPGHENEPEEEAGTSDGEQKPDKSDQFAPPTEDEQHGQERSCRMKNVDAVAVLDSSMSIGPDRWHDLLKMIKKFGKTLDSTAGQSRLAVVTYSDDVTVNRALNGAPLGSSQAEEALSRIPFKNGNTFTPKSLDSAYEIFRGALEESTEHAGDPHKERVLLLATDGCADIYGKEHGSLENHYRVARANLNKIPHLHTVVLGIGNHVCVDELRFIAGCGPKSSGSPCKNVVLSSWESLKDDFERLDQGLCEELSEGKEEEDEIPSPTPETPPASSTTCKRGRVDAVAILDGSSSIGRTDWKKTREIARAFAAALSIAEDASHMSVVRFSNTARSDWHLKDSVAWTEARLTERISSLPQPYGGTNTPAGLEQAYEDLVASMKARNEGDADNVHRLLLVTTDGCVNQWNRYKYKTHEDHLRDVLGRIFSLKNVHLKVLGIGREICRSEVRLIAGCTPEGTDTCHNAKFTDFGSVLDELPHYLEEICDEVETSAPPPELQPEESGPPVPVTPPTGELPPTAEVTPPEDLPPTGEVPPAEELPPTGEEMPPTEELPPTEEIPPSEQLPPTGEVPPAEELPPTGEEIPPTEAIPPTEEIPPSEQLPPTGEIPPAEELPPTGEEIPPTEELPPTEEIPPSEQLPPTGEVPPAEELPPTGEEMPPTEELPPTEEIPPSEQLPPTGEVPPAEELPPTGEEIPPTAEPPPTEEIPPSEQLPPTGEVPPAEELPPTGEEIPPTEAIPPTEEIPPSEQLPPTGEIPPAEELPPTGEEIAPTEELPPTEEIPPSQERPPTEEVPPTAEDLPPTEEHPPTEEFPPAEELPPTAEEMPPAEEMPPAEEVPPTEGEEGVVPPPVPEEPSEEVPPTEETVPPPETEVPPGQGGFLPPTGEGAEEPTPVPPTEQGPPSGVFPGETPQEPTKEKKEEEGVPMAAIAGGVIGGVLLLGAAGGGAYAFAGAGGAAAKAPGDIGAEEVAGEEEGLEERDIGIDIDDDMFAVDEM, translated from the exons ATGAAGGGATGGCgagtgctgctgctggcccTATGGGGTCCGGCAGCTTGCTTGGGGGGCACTATTGCCACCTCTGGATCTCTTCGGGAAG CTCCACGCGCATGTGGCTCTAAAATCGACGCCGTCATAGTGCTGGACAGTGCGGGGAGTCTCGGGGCTGCCAACTGGGAGAAAATAAGGCATCTAGGAGCCAGTATTCTGAGTGACCTCGACCTTGGGAGAGAAACGACGCACGCGGGTGTCATCTCGTATGGCCAGGTGGCTCACGTTAACTGGGACCTCAACGACGACCGAGCATATCACCTAGATCATGCGCAGAATGCTTTGACCAATATGGCATGGATGAACTCCTTTACAAACACACCGGCCGCTCTGGAAAGCGCAGTGGGTATTTTCGAACGCTCATATCGTGCTGCCGATGAAACTGTTGACCGGTTGCTCATAGTGGCAACAGATGGATGTGCCAACTATTACGACAGATTTTCCCACAAGAGCCTTTCGGATCATTACGACAGCGCCTTCAGAAAACTGGAAAATGTCAAAAATATTCACACCCTGGTTATTGGCATCGGGAATCAGGTCTGTCGCGGTGAGCTTCAGCGAATTGCAGGCTGCGATGGTCAAGAAGGCGCCGATTCTTGTCGCAATGTCAAGCTCGTAAGCTACGATAAAATACCAGAAGATGTGAAGGGGTATTTACAAGAGGCTTGCGGTCACGAGGTGGAGAAGGAGCAACCTGGCACTGACGGTGGTGATACAGATGTCTCGCAGCCAGGCAGTGAACAGCCCGAAACCTTCACGCCCGGACACGAGAATGAACCTGAGGAGGAAGCCGGTACTTCTGATGGAGAACAGAAACCGGATAAATCGGATCAATTCGCACCGCCTACTGAAGATGAACAGCACGGCCAGGAGCGGTCGTGCAGAATGAAAAATGTTGATGCAGTTGCTGTTTTAGACAGCTCGATGAGCATTGGTCCTGACCGATGGCATGATCTGCTGAAGATGATTAAGAAATTTGGAAAGACACTGGATAGCACGGCTGGTCAAAGCAGACTAGCAGTCGTCACCTACAGCGATGATGTCACCGTCAATCGCGCGCTGAACGGTGCCCCGCTCGGATCGTCCcaggcagaagaagctcTGTCCCGCATTCCGTTCAAGAACGGTAACACTTTCACTCCAAAGTCCCTCGATTCCGCATATGAGATTTTCAGGGGAGCCCTGGAGGAGAGCACGGAGCATGCCGGAGACCCCCACAAGGAACGTGTGTTATTGCTTGCGACTGATGGGTGCGCGGACATATACGGCAAAGAACACGGTAGCCTGGAAAACCATTACCGCGTTGCCAGGGCGAACCTGAATAAGATCCCTCACCTGCACACAGTCGTGCTGGGTATAGGAAACCACGTGTGTGTCGACGAGCTGCGATTCATTGCCGGGTGTGGTCCGAAAAGCTCCGGTAGCCCATGCAAGAATGTAGTTCTCAGTTCTTGGGAGTCTCTAAAAGATGATTTCGAACGCCTTGATCAAGGTCTATGTGAAGAACTAAGCGaagggaaagaagaagaggacgaaatACCCTCACCAACACCTGAGACACCACCAGCTTCGAGCACCACGTGCAAAAGAGGAAGAGTCGATGCTGTAGCCATCCTTGATGGATCTAGCAGTATCGGCAGGACTGACTGGAAGAAAACCCGTGAAATCGCTAGGGCGTTTGCAGCTGCCTTGAGTATTGCTGAGGATGCGAGCCACATGAGTGTTGTACGGTTCTCGAACACAGCACGATCAGACTGGCATCTTAAAGACTCAGTCGCGTGGACAGAAGCGAGGCTGACGGAACGCATATCGAGCCTCCCTCAACCGTATGGAGGGACGAATACTCCCGCGGGACTAGAACAAGCCTACGAAGATCTCGTCGCTTCCATGAAGGCGCGaaacgagggcgacgcagacaacGTGCATCGGTTGCTGCTAGTTACCACGGACGGGTGCGTAAACCAGTGGAACCGATATAAATATAAAACACATGAAGACCATTTGCGTGATGTCCTTGGACGCATTTTTAGTCTTAAGAACGTGCATCTCAAAGTGCTGGGAATTGGCCGCGAGATCTGTCGCTCAGAGGTCCGGCTCATTGCGGGGTGTACACCGGAGGGGACTGACACTTGCCATAACGCAAAATTCACCGATTTTGGCTCAGTGCTTGACGAGCTGCCGCATTACCTTGAGGAAATCTGTGACGAAGTGGAGACCAGCGCTCCGCCACCCGAGCTCCAACCAGAAGAGAGTGGACCGCCGGTGCCGGTGACTCCTCCTACTGGCGAACTCCCACCGACTGCGGAAGTAACACCGCCAGAGGACCTTCCGCCGACTGGGGAGGTCCCACCAGCTGAGGAGCTGCCGCCAACTGGAGAGGAGATGCCCCCGACGGAAGAGCTTCCTCCGACTGAAGAGATTCCGCCGAGTGAGCAACTCCCGCCGACTGGGGAGGTCCCACCAGCTGAGGAGCTGCCGCCAACTGGAGAGGAGATTCCCCCGACGGAAGCGATTCCTCCGACTGAAGAGATTCCACCGAGTGAGCAACTTCCGCCGACCGGGGAAATCCCTCCAGCTGAGGAGCTGCCGCCAACAGGAGAGGAGATTCCCCCGACGGAAGAGCTTCCTCCGACTGAAGAGATTCCACCGAGTGAGCAACTTCCGCCGACTGGGGAGGTCCCACCAGCTGAGGAGCTGCCGCCAACTGGAGAGGAGATGCCCCCGACGGAAGAGCTTCCTCCGACTGAAGAGATTCCGCCGAGTGAGCAACTCCCGCCGACTGGGGAGGTCCCACCAGCCGAGGAGCTGCCGCCAACTGGAGAGGAGATTCCCCCGACGGCAGAGCCTCCTCCGACTGAAGAGATTCCACCGAGTGAGCAACTTCCGCCGACTGGGGAGGTCCCACCAGCCGAGGAGCTGCCGCCAACAGGAGAGGAGATTCCCCCGACGGAAGCGATTCCTCCGACTGAAGAGATTCCACCGAGTGAGCAACTTCCGCCGACCGGGGAAATCCCTCCAGCTGAGGAGCTGCCGCCAACAGGAGAGGAGATTGCCCCGACGGAAGAGCTTCCTCCAACTGAAGAGATTCCACCGAGTCAGGAACGTCCACCGACCGAGGAAGTCCCACCAACTGCGGAGGATCTTCCGCCGACTGAGGAACATCCACCAACTGAGGAATTCCCACCAGCTGAGGAGCTGCCGCCAACCGCTGAGGAAATGCCACCGGCAGAGGAGATGCCGCCTGCTGAGGAAGTTCCACCGAcggaaggagaagagggagTGGTGCCTCCGCCTGTGCCTGAGGAGCCAAGCGAGGAAGTGCCCCCCACGGAAGAGACAGTTCCGCCTCCGGAAACCGAGGTTCCACCCGGCCAGGGAGGATTTCTGCCTCCCACAGGTGAAGGTGCTGAGGAACCTACGCCTGTGCCCCCGACAGAACAAGGTCCCCCGTCAGGCGTGTTCCCAGGCGAAACCCCCCAAGAGCCGAccaaagagaaaaaagaggaagaaggagtcCCCATGGCTGCAATCGCCGGAG GCGTTATTGGAGGTGTTCTGTTGCTTGGAgctgcgggaggcggagCGTATGCATTTGCTGGTGCTGGAGG